A single region of the Salvia miltiorrhiza cultivar Shanhuang (shh) chromosome 8, IMPLAD_Smil_shh, whole genome shotgun sequence genome encodes:
- the LOC130998450 gene encoding uncharacterized protein LOC130998450, protein MAAQSKKKKNQKGYAEETGDSPVKKKQKRISLPGIVIREPISGQVKGPLTIQQDKNKGKGKIILDPDSAKVKKSRTVQQYKNKNPDQMIEGECSKAAERKKNKGKRMLSEGKFCVKYYIVMRCLLKSRHLFYIYNHDICSCLCQNSEDKNEERESSDDDDFEVVHPRVQIANLMDVRCKRRGVKENFPKKKKVRQIMASVPGLRTRTSPASLFKKISLMNEAQKQAVRDMGFGSVLQLGVRKLPGKLAFWVVEHFDCKRCSIVVGGNQGIRVDEDDVYRVYGFPKGKKEIEIFERKHRSPLYDEWLAFFEDSTKDDIKITHVLDVMIERVDADIWFKRHFIIAMACCLIESMTNGTVHPYILNCLHDMDKLREWNWGAYVLDSACDQRLSWDKNKKKVFAGPALFLTCLYVDRIQVFGSPSRREFPIISNWTTSTLLKRQKKELVNSYFGGGRLRTPIKLPDEYQIQHETDGRNLADEQPKKSSTDGYGQHINLGLRIMQEAVAIAVENASRIENFKKMVSTATTLDLNDQTFKDNVITACKMLRIEININELSKAQDETNIGVDKNQDQQLDSNDMSIKDTGMPASDINELSKAQDETNIGVDKNQDQPLDSNDMSLKDTGMPASDMLGVEMNINPVEKSQDPANIFLYDDPIFESELVDLVDKASAESDTSKTKHFECAFDIPTFDLHFTPLDPTKEHDNTYQQKESLEVAGIERNDGYQTMTGNNVKDVHANNVDVSKIKEKPLRDKDTSSADLGLNKDSDMQKAVEVKNNKGNEPLTYISAYGVRIRGKPAASIGSPLGDVGKGKEASSGKNVGVPKDDQTARGTDAVVLQKKTSSGGDRLPLIPVNSNIMTGTARNTITSKRTMLAKGAKFRSPFCQREISTTKNLTKCEKELGIYAMYKDTCDWYNDKTQNCYN, encoded by the exons ATGGCTGCtcaatccaaaaagaaaaagaatcagAAAG GTTATGCTGAGGAAACAGGTGATTCCCCTGTCAAAAAGAagcaaaagagaatttcacttCCTGGTATAGTTATTCGAG aaCCGATTTCTGGCCAAGTGAAGGGACCACTTACAATTCAACAAGATAAAAATaagggaaaaggaaaaataattttag ATCCCGACTCTGCCAAAGTAAAGAAATCGCGTACAGTGCAACAATATAAAAACAAGAATCCAGATCAAATGATTGAAG GTGAGTGTTCCAAGGCAGCTGAacggaaaaaaaataaaggaaaaagaatgtTGAGTGAAGGTAAATTTTGTGTAAAATATTATATTGTG ATGCGTTGTTTACTGAAATCTCGTCATTTGTTTTACATATATAATCATGATATTTGTTCATGTCTGTGCCAAAATTCAGAGGAcaaaaatgaagaaagagagagttcAGATGACGATGATTTTGAGGTTGTGCATCCAAGGGTTCAAATCGCGAACCTCATGGATGTACGGTGCAAACGAAGAGGAGTGAAGGAAAACTTTCCGAAGAAAAAAAAGGTCAGACAGATTATGGCATCTGTTCCAGGTCTGAGAACACGGACTTCGCCAGCATCACTGTTCAAGAAAATTAGCTTGATGAATGAAGCTCAAAAACAAGCAGTACGTGACATGGGATTTGGGTCCGTATTGCAGTTAGGTGTCAGAAAATTACCTGGAAAACTAGCTTTCTGGGTAGTTGAGCATTTCGACTGCAAGAGGTGTTCAATTGTGGTGGGTGGTAATCAAGGTATAAGGGTTGATGAAGATGACGTGTATAGAGTTTATGGTTTTCCAAAAGGCAAAAAGGAAATTGAGATATTCGAGAGAAAACATAGAAGTCCTCTGTATGATGAGTGGTTGGCATTCTTTGAAGATTCAACTAAGGATGACATAAAGATCACACATGTGTTGGACGTGATGATAGAAAGGGTTGATGCAGATATATGGTTCAAAAGACATTTCATAATTGCCATGGCATGTTGTTTGATTGAGAGCATGACCAATGGGACAGTGCATCCTTACATTCTGAATTGTCTTCATGATATGGACAAACTAAGAGAGTGGAATTGGGGGGCCTATGTTCTGGACAGTGCATGTGATCAGAGACTTTCATgggacaaaaataaaaagaaagttTTTGCAGGACCAGCCTTGTTCTTGACG tgCCTTTACGTCGATCGCATACAGGTTTTCGGATCACCATCAAGGAGAGAATTTCCTATCATTTCAAATTGGACTACGTCCACTTTGTTGAAAAGGCAAAAGAAAGAATTGGTTAACAGTTACTTTGGTGGTGGAAGACTTAGAACACCGATTAAGCTTCCTGATGAATATCAGATTCAGCATGAAACGGATGGGAGGAATTTGGCAGATGAACAGCCGAAGAAATCAAGTACAGATGGATATGGACAACATATCAATCTGGGACTGAGAATCATGCAAGAAGCAGTAGCAATAGCAGTAGAGAACGCATCTAGGAttgagaattttaaaaaaatggtgaGCACGGCAACGACTTTGGATTTGAATGACCAGACGTTTAAGGATAACGTCATAACAGCTTGTAAGATGTTGAGAATCGAGATCAATATCAATGAATTGAGTAAAGCTCAAGATGAGACAAACATTGGGGTGGATAAAAATCAAGATCAGCAACTTGATTCGAATGACATGTCCATTAAGGATACCGGTATGCCAGCTTCTGATATCAATGAATTGAGTAAAGCTCAAGATGAGACAAACATTGGGGTGGATAAAAATCAAGATCAGCCACTTGATTCGAATGACATGTCCCTTAAGGATACCGGTATGCCTGCTTCTGATATGTTGGGAGTTGAGATGAATATCAATCCAGTAGAAAAATCTCAAGATCCGGCTAACATATTTCTGTATGATGATCCAATATTCGAAAGCGAATTAGTTGATCTTGTGGACAAAGCATCTGCCGAGTCTGATACTTCGAAGACAAAGCACTTCGAGTGTGCTTTTGATATTCCCACGTTTGATTTGCACTTCACTCCTCTAGACCCGACAAAGGAACATGATAACACATATCAACAGAAg GAATCTTTGGAGGTGGCTGGAATTGAGCGGAACGATGGATACCAGACAATGACGGGGAATAACGTCAAG GATGTCCATGCAAATAATGTGGATGTGTCGAAGATCAAAGAAAAACCTCTAAGGGACAAG GATACAAGCTCGGCGGATCTGGGATTGAATAAGGATAGTGATATGCAAAAAGCTGTTGAG GTTAAGAATAACAAAGGCAATGAGCCTTTAACTTATATTAGTGCATACGGAGTTAGAATCAGGGGAAAGCCGGCAGCAAGTATAGGATCCCCTTTGGGTGATGTTGGAAAG GGGAAAGAAGCAAGCTCTGGTAAGAACGTGGGAGTGCCGAAAGATGATCAGACGGCTAGAGGGACTGATGCAGtg GTACTTCAAAAGAAGACAAGTTCAGGTGGTGATCGTTTGCCACTAATCCCAGTTAACTCAAAT ATCATGACTGGAACAGCACGTAATACCATCACTTCAAAGAGGACAATGTTGGCGAAAGGAGCAAAATTTCGATCACCATTTTGTCAAAGGGAAATTTCAACAACGAAGAATCTAACCAAATGTGAGAAGGAGTTGGGTATATACGCTATGTACAAAGACACGTGTGATTGGTACAATGACAAAACCCAAAACTGTTATAATTAA
- the LOC130998452 gene encoding LOW QUALITY PROTEIN: uncharacterized protein LOC130998452 (The sequence of the model RefSeq protein was modified relative to this genomic sequence to represent the inferred CDS: substituted 2 bases at 2 genomic stop codons) — translation MLFRILVGSLLGGHSPTWSLDTYQIFRLLVTCRKALQILAVASSKDNVDGSQSPLCLFPLPWLLKSLSVAINKFQHAFPKDVAFEARAALFSFLDYTSHVLLLVTKNQYEHAISSVVSVRYSHTKRDKADHGSRYLLNRGNFRXKDWXEVADAVNMRHGHTKKTRHTDVRCKNQIDTLKKKYKTERAKITCSNRALSSSWSFFQQLELLIGSIFQSHQNKVASSGSGTATVTVTGMPFQSPQSTLPMSLPSPPMAVPLPCQKPLTPAMITLMLLPQKRPTPSSVVDKSYFWRNYSAMSAAVAAEADEDDVESDGEEGEA, via the exons ATGCTTTTCAGGATTCTGGTTGGGAGCTTGTTAGGTGGGCACAGCCCAACATGGTCTCTCGATACTTATCAGATATTTCGATTGCTTGTGACCTGTAGAAAGGCTCTTCAGATTTTAGCTGTAGCTTCTAGCAAAGATAATGTGGATGGAAGTCAATCTCCACTTTGCTTGTTTCCTTTGCCATGGCTTCTAAAATCATTGTCAGTGGCAATTAATAAGTTTCAACATGCATTCCCTAAAGATGTAGCTTTTGAAGCTAGAGCTGCACTTTTCTCATTTTTGGATTACACATCTCATGTGTTGCTGTTGGTGACTAAAAACCAATACGAACATGCAATTAGCTCTGTTGTATCTGTTAGGTATTCCCACACAAAAAGAGATAAAGCAGATCAT GGCAGTCGCTACTTGCTGAATCGGGGGAATTTTCGCTAGAAGGATTGGTAGGAGGTGGCCGACGCTGTCAACATGCGCCACGGCCACACGAAGAAGACACGCCACACCGACGTCCGGTGTAAGAACCAGATTGATACTCTGAAGAAGAAGTACAAGACGGAGAGGGCGAAGATCACTTGCTCCAATAGAGCCCTATCATCATCGTGGTCGTTTTTCCAGCAACTGGAGCTTTTAATCGGATCTATATTCCAGAGTCATCAGAATAAGGTCGCTTCGTCGGGGTCGGGGACGGCGACGGTGACGGTGACCGGTATGCCATTTCAGTCACCGCAATCCACGCTACCAATGTCCCTGCCTTCACCGCCGATGGCCGTACCTCTGCCTTGCCAGAAGCCGTTGACGCCAGCGATGATTACGCTGATGCTTTTGCCTCAGAAGCGCCCCACACCGTCATCGGTGGTTGATAAGTCGTACTTCTGGAGGAATTACTCAGCGATGTCTGCTGCAGTAGCAGCGGAGGCGGATGAGGACGATGTGGAATCGGATGGGGAGGAAGGTGAGGCCTGA
- the LOC130998451 gene encoding uncharacterized protein LOC130998451 has product MYNTIHIDEKWFYLTKTKDRYYLMPDEEEPYRTCKSKRFIDKIMFMCAVARPIIDIDGTILFDGKLGIYPFTTTEPAKRNSKNRLKGTMEVKPIAAITKEVIKASLIQEMVPYFKAKWPQTANKNIFIQQDNAKPHIKPDDPDFLAVANTDGFKFQLVCQPANSPDTNKPARDVEELLKNVKDAYDEYPPEKLNNVFLTLQSCYHEIIKAKGGNNYKISHMNKDRLTRQGMLPDCIQVAEGLVRESLDFLQLECEIHNLGDVMEEMQQVWINE; this is encoded by the exons ATGTACAACACCATTCATATTGATGAAAAATGGTTTTACCTTACTAAAACCAAAGATAGGTATTACCTCATGCCGGATGAAGAGGAACCGTATAGAACATGTAAATCAAAGAGGTTCATTGACAAGATTATGTTCATGTGTGCTGTAGCACGTCCTATTATTGACATAGATGGCACAATTTTATTTGATGGAAAGTTGGGAATCTATCCCTTCACAACAACAGAACCAGCCAAGAGAAATTCAAAAAACAGATTGAAAGGAACCATGGAAGTCAAGCCTATTGCAGCCATTACTAAGGAAGTCATAAAAGCTTCCCTCATTCAAGAG ATGGTCCCCTACTTTAAAGCTAAGTGGCCACAGACAGCAAACAAGAacatattcatccaacaagacaATGCCAAACCCCACATAAAACCTGATGATCCGGACTTTTTAGCGGTTGCAAACACTGATGGATTTAAATTCCAACTTGTGTGCCAGCCTGCTAATTCACCGGATACGAAT AAACCAGCAAGGGATGTGGAGGAGTTGCTAAAGAATGTGAAAGATGCCTATGATGAATATCCACCTGAGAAGCTAAACAATGTATTTCTGACTTTGCAAAGCTGTTACCACGAAATAATCAAGGCAAAGGGTGGGAATAACTACAAAATTTCCCACATGAACAAAGACAGACTCACAAGACAAGGCATGCTACCAGATTGTATTCAGGTTGCAGAAGGGCTAGTGAGGGAAAGCCTAGACTTCCTACAGTTGGAATGTGAAATTCACAACCTTGGAGATGTCATGGAAGAGATGCAGCAGGTATGGATTAATGAGTAG